A window of Xylophilus sp. GW821-FHT01B05 contains these coding sequences:
- a CDS encoding type II toxin-antitoxin system HigB family toxin has protein sequence MRIIATSTLRNFWEKHPDAEQPLKAWFKEATEAAWAQPADIKAQFRSASILKNRRVIFNLKGNDYRLVVALSYKQQIAFVKFIGTHAEYDKIDAETIEMA, from the coding sequence ATGCGGATCATTGCCACCTCGACGCTCCGGAACTTCTGGGAAAAGCACCCAGATGCAGAGCAGCCCCTGAAGGCTTGGTTCAAGGAAGCGACGGAAGCCGCGTGGGCTCAACCGGCGGACATCAAGGCCCAGTTCCGCAGCGCGAGCATCCTGAAGAATCGCCGGGTGATCTTCAACCTCAAGGGCAACGACTATCGGCTGGTAGTGGCGCTGTCCTACAAGCAGCAGATCGCGTTCGTGAAGTTCATCGGCACACATGCCGAGTACGACAAGATCGACGCAGAAACCATAGAGATGGCCTGA
- a CDS encoding transcriptional regulator gives MNINAIRTEADYKATLKQVSRLMELDPELGTPEADRLDILATLVQAYEAKHHPIEPPDPIEAIKFRMEQGGLTIKDLEPMIGRPNRIYEVLNRTRPLTLSMIRRLHSGLGIPADVLINQPDTV, from the coding sequence ATGAACATCAATGCCATTCGCACCGAAGCAGACTACAAGGCGACACTCAAGCAGGTGTCGCGCCTCATGGAACTGGACCCCGAGCTGGGAACCCCCGAGGCCGATCGGCTGGACATCCTCGCCACGCTGGTGCAGGCCTACGAGGCCAAGCACCACCCCATCGAGCCGCCCGACCCCATAGAGGCCATCAAATTCCGGATGGAGCAAGGCGGGCTGACGATCAAAGACCTGGAACCCATGATCGGGCGTCCGAACCGCATCTATGAGGTGCTCAACCGCACGCGACCACTGACGCTATCCATGATCAGGCGACTGCATAGCGGACTGGGCATCCCGGCAGACGTGCTGATCAACCAGCCCGACACGGTCTGA